The nucleotide window CTGTGTTAAATGGATTGAGGACGAACTCTTTCAACATACAGTCCCTCCTGAAGAGGTTGCCGCAATATTCGTTGAGCCGATTCTTGGTGAAGGCGGCTATGTCGTGCCTCCTCCAGAATTTCTTCCTGAATTAAAGAAATTATGTAAAAAATACGGTATTCTCCTCGTTGCAGACGAAGTACAATCAGGATTTGGACGAACAGGTAAGTTTTTAGCAATTGAACATTTCAACACGATTCCAGATATCGTTACTCTTGCAAAAGGCATTGCATCAGGACTTCCACTTTCGGCAACAGTTGCTTCCAAGAAGATTATGTCATGGCCTCCCGGCAGTCATGCAAGCACCTTTGGGGGAAATCCTGTTGCCTGCGAAGCCTCTCTTGCCACGATTAAACTATTGAAAGAAGGCTTGATGGAAAATGCGGCAAAGATTGGTGCTTATATGAAAAATAAACTTTTTGAGCTCAAAGAAAGACACCGCCTCATAGGCGATGTAAGGGGAATCGGACTTATGATTGGCGTTGAATTGGTAAAAGATAGAGAGAAAAAAACGCGGGCAATCAATGAAAGGAAAAAAGTTTTAAACCTCTGCTTTGAAAAAGGATTGGTCATTCTTGGCTGTGGAATAAATTCAATAAGATTCATCCCTCCCTTAATCATAAGCCGCAATGAAGCGGATGAAGCACTTTCTATCTTCGATGATGTCCTTACAATTGTTGAAAAAGAGAAAAATTAAATCGTTAAATTTAAGGAGGGTTGTCCTATGAAAAAACATAATAATATAATCGATGGGAAATATTCCCCTCCTCACAGCGGAGAATACTTTCCGAATAAAAACCCTGCTGACTTAGACGATACCATTGGCTTTTATGCCAAATCTGACCGCATAGATGTCGATAAAGCGGTAAAAGCCGCAAGAAGGGCTTACAAAAAATGGAAACTGGCTCCGGCGTCATATAGGGGAAAGATTATCCTAAAAGCTTACGAACTTTTAATAAAGAAAAAAGAGGTCTTGGCAGAAGTAGAAACAAGAGAAATGGGAAAAATATTTACCGAAACTTTGGGAGATGTTCAGGAAGCCATTGATACCGCTTTTTATATGGCTGGAGAAGGAAGGAGAC belongs to Candidatus Schekmanbacteria bacterium and includes:
- a CDS encoding acetyl ornithine aminotransferase family protein, yielding MKKKNSKSKGILGKKARAFLKEDKLYISPSYTREYPLIAVEGKGAYVTDIEGKRFLDFSSGIGVTITGHCHKDIVKAINLQSKKLIHMSGTDFYYPSQLNLAKELTKLVPGKYQKRVFFGNSGTEAIECAIKLSRYYTKRKLIIGFFGAFHGRTMGALSITASKSVQKKNFFPLVPGITHIPYAHCYRCPAGLKYPSCCLACVKWIEDELFQHTVPPEEVAAIFVEPILGEGGYVVPPPEFLPELKKLCKKYGILLVADEVQSGFGRTGKFLAIEHFNTIPDIVTLAKGIASGLPLSATVASKKIMSWPPGSHASTFGGNPVACEASLATIKLLKEGLMENAAKIGAYMKNKLFELKERHRLIGDVRGIGLMIGVELVKDREKKTRAINERKKVLNLCFEKGLVILGCGINSIRFIPPLIISRNEADEALSIFDDVLTIVEKEKN